From the genome of Lytechinus pictus isolate F3 Inbred chromosome 4, Lp3.0, whole genome shotgun sequence:
GAGAACGTTAATCACTCCATGGTTGTAGAGTGTATGTACCAAGCCTGTGGCTGATATGGATTGAATGTATTCTCTTGGCTATTTGGGGGTgatctgaaagagaaaaatggTGGATAAAAAATCTTATGATCAGTTGGATAAGATTGAAGAATTAGTGAAGCTTGTCATTAATCATGTGGACCCAGACGTACCTCATCGACCTGCGCAGGTATATATGATTGTAAAGCTGTATGTTTGTTGTATCCTCGGTATGTGTACACAGTACACTCATTGAACGTATTTGAGGTTGTGTGTGAACATTCCATTTACTGTCATGTATTGTAGGAATGTTCATGCTCATGTATATGTACAGTAATTGCCATTAAACAATGTACAATGCTTGAGAATTCAGCAACATAAAGACTTTCAAACAATACAAGCTAAATGCTAGTATTATTCATACATATGACTGGAGTTTATTTAGCCTACATTCTTCTTCCcttaaaaatcatttgcttCAGCAGCGCAGAATAATTGATATCAATTATAATATTTGATGAAATACGTATGTATTATGTATCTATAACTCAAATTTGATGACAACATACCGTATATGTactgtacatctacatgtatataatttatatttgaccttcctctctttttcccaTTGTCATTGCTTtatgatcatattttctttaacactttctcttatttttacctttttaaaattcatccTCATACTGAAACGGTTTGATCCCCTCTTTTTCTCCAGATCTATGTTTTATTCCTTATTtgattcatatacatgtatgtcaggatatttttatgattgtaaAATTGACTAAATTGTTTTTACTAAGAAAagtaccccgggggggggggggggggccagtcaaatatatttcggtacacacgcgtgaccaagaaattttcaaacaccccctaaatgagtttttctctgtgtgcaaaataaccccctaaacaagttttttgcgggctttatttacacattttggcccctaaacaagatGTCGCCACAATATGACCTCGGAgaaaaagcttgggaaaaaaacataccctaaacacgtttggctagtcttaaaaaaaagctttggggaaaaaaacataccctaaatacgtttgaccccgcgattgaccattgaccagtctttcaaaaccatcctttttcttgaaaatctgtgtttttgatacccttaacgagtccacgcgcggGCCGCgtacaaaactgaaaaaacacccctttaaacacgtttttggggtcacgcatgtgtacagaaatatatttgactggcccccccgtAATGAATAGGAAATCGATACTGAATTTAATTCTCTCCTCTATCTTTATCTCCCTCCTCCACCCCCCCCTGTCTCCTCTACAGGATCGTGTTAAGATGAATCAGCTTCAGAATCTCCTCCATGATGCTTTGATAGCTACAGGTCATGTAGAGAACTGTGCTATCATTAGAAGAAAAGATATCTCTCTCAGAGCAAGCTCAGCTGGATTCACAGTATGTCCTACTTTCTTTCCTTTgatctttttaattttaataattcttTATGGGTATATTGATTatcaaatataatcatgatacattgataattatattaaataaaattaatgaaagaaaaaggtgtCCCAAAATAGCCTCAAAGGCTTGATAAAGGGGAAACCAcaaataaagcaaacaaaaatgattCACAAATAGAGCAGAGAACCATAATGTATTGCCAAGAAAAGCTATGGATTTAAagtaattttttattataaaaaaaaggtgattttcgGATTTTATAAATAAGCTTCTTTTTCACCATTCTGTGTTTTGTCTTTAAGTGCTTTACTAACCACCTTATATCATATTCCTATAGCTCACAGGAGATGAGATGCAGAAGATGATAGATGCATTCAAAGACCCTCCCAGAACAAGATTAGAAGGTCTATACTTCCATAATAGACTATACAAGTGTGTCAGGGCAGACAAGAACTCCATCTATGCTAAATGTGTAAGTTTAGACAATCAAAACAGAAAACTGTTTTATAGAGATATCCAGTACATAAATAAGTAATGTAGAAATATACTCTGTATTTGAATAGGTAGTTAGAcaaatatacttttaaaaggGTTAGTTATTATTAATAGGTCATCCCTTTTTACATGTGTAGGTAAGGACTTGTTGTCAACACTttcacttctttttaatcaccccaccccttattaacttatttttgtctcgcctgcaaagcaaagcgagactataggcgccgcttttccgacaacattgaaattttaaccatggataagtttttgaaatgtcatcataacttagaaagtatatagacctagttcatgaaacttggacataaggggaatcaagtattactgaacatcctgcccgagtttcaggtcacatgaccaagatcaaaggtcattaacAGTTCATCTTATCATAAAGACTACTactgttagaccaagtggatactAGATGAAGTGGGTATTAAAGCATTGATGGAAATTAagacaaaattaaaaatgttcttaAATAGCAGTTAGACCAAACGGTTAGTAGATGACTTGTATACACACCAGGATTAGACTATGTGGCAGTTTATCGtgttatttaatttaattttttttttacaggataAAGATGGTATCGTGCTAGTGAAGACTGCTACTCTAGTTATCATGGGAACATACTCGGACAATATGTTTCCAAGCGTGTGCGTGGAAGCCATTGAAAAACTAGGTGAGTTCACACTGCTTCACTTATACATCAGTTAATTATGATTATCTTTAATCACCATGTATTAAGTTGTATCAACTGttctgattttgataaacttTTGTTTCCTAGAACATTGATTGCTAGATAAAGTCATGTAATTTCTAGTTAGAGtttgtttgaagaaaaaaaatgcatttggaAAATATAGTATAATAGTGGAATATTAGTCTGAACATTTACCTTATTGGCTTATTGATTACATGAAGTGTGAATTTTTGGGACAATACTTACGATAGCATCTTGATCTATCACAAACATTCAGTAATattgtgatatattttattcaGCACCTTATTGAGGTACATGCAGTTGGAAAGTATTATAgaactattatttatattaattttgggGGAAAGTGAGAGTAAGAGTTCTTGAAATAACTTTTAACATACTGTTTTTGGACCTGAAAAGAACCTCTCAAACTCTAcatttattcataatgtgagGTGAGTGGGAATGTTCATCATGGCTGTAGCATATATTGAGTGTTGTACATTAATTTAGAATTCCTGTTTCAttgatatcttttttcttttccttattttcCCCCATACCACAGCATCATACTTCATAGAGAAGAGCAAATGAAAGACTGCTGGTTCTGAAGATTCAATGTCTCATTCCAGACAACAGAGGGAGCACTCACTCTATCAATGAAGATAGCAATGCCTACCATCCAACATATCTTTATAGCATTCACAGGGTGCTCTCTCTATGATGCACTTTTTACGAGGATATAAGCTTTCTTAAAAATGAAAGTCAAAACAGGTGAAAAAAAGGGCAAGTGAGAATGAGAAAAGTTTGTCCTTTTCCAAAAAGGTAAAACTCTTTCTTTGCATGTATGGGTTGGCTGGGCCCAAGATATTCTAATTCCGTCCAAGATTTTTTATCACTATCCCATGCGAGAGAAATTTGAGAATAACATGTACAGATAAGTCTGCCTAAATCTCTTTtgaccacatacatgtagattagtTATATGCAGGTAATTTCATACTTTGCATGTTTCTGGTCTGTTGTAGAGAGAGAGTTGTGTCTGAACACAAATCATAAATCTTTGTTTCCTGGTTCAAAACTATTGCTTTTGATGTTTAGGAGTTGTGTGTGTTTGAttacaactctttctgcaacgaaCCGaggggggatgtttcacaaaaagATTTAAGTATCACTAATGGAGCGTTGCAAGAAGCTTGCAATGAATTGCATGTCTGTTTTCTGTCCCTCAATAATCAATCAtaagctttgaaattaaatgcGATTTTGAGATTGATTGCTTatctgcttcttgaaacaagCAGTTTATTAAATTGGTCTATCAATTGTATAATTGGAACAGCATATTcgtaattgattgcaaatattttatcGCAACACCCTCTTAGAGTCATGATTAAATGCCTAGTTTCGTgcactataaaatgcatgactgcagtggtcagatcatgccaagaggacgcacAGTACTGCGTATTAATCTGTAAGAGTGCGCGTTGCTTATATCGTATACTCGTCGGCATTTAAGTACGGCTCTAGGTCATACTTGAATCTTCGTGAACCACCCCACCCCCTGGCCTGGAAAAGTTCTTCCAATTAGCTGATTACttgatgtatacatgtaggtcgacTTAGAGAAACTTACATGTAACTGTACATGAAATGTACTTGATGTGTTTATGTGTTTAAGAAAAACAGCAGCTGAATTGATCTAGTCATCTCCTATTTGTTCCAAAGATTTCTCACCTTGGCGGTCATTTTAATTAGGTTTTTAGAGGAATTTGATGTTATACAATGAGATTACATGCTTATGCATggttttcaaatatttaatttcatttttcttgaaaGTTTGATATGAGAAGTTCTGCAAAAAATAACTTTGAGCCTTAAAAGCTTTTAGGGAAGTTATATTGATTGTCATGCTTGTGTATTGAAATACTTGCATGTGAATTCTGTTTTCTGTTGTGAAGTTAACACTCAGATGATATGACGAAAATTGATGTTAATCAAGCATTGGAGAGAGAACAGGCCTCAAATTATGAATACagttttcaaatttgaatgtttttttttagaggggTTTTGGAATGGCTTTGTACTGATTGTAGGTTTCAATTGTGTACCTCTTgcttcaaaattatattaaaatgttttttttttattcaaaattgaaacTGTCAAACATTCCATATCAAGAATCATAGTTCTATACTCTATATTTTGGAGCTATTTTATTTCAGCTTCACAACAATGCAGGAGAATAACGTTTTCTTGGATTTCTTGTGTCTTGTTAGTTACATGTGTAGAGGTTAACATCAAGTATCATCAGACTTATATGAGCCCCAAACAATGTACTAGAAAACTCCATAGAGACTGCTTCATGGAGAAATACAGTTCTAGGCTTTACCTTTCTAGTGTAAGAAGTGTAGGAAGTTCATCATTTTAAATGttcttttgaaatttaaagTGCAATATTAATGTAATATGTATTGCAAAATGTCTGTGTATTCTACATGATGTAAAATTGGATacaatttaaattgtttttcttgTAGTTTATCCTCCCTTGGTttgtctctctctatctctccctctttctcttccccctcttcttctttcccctcttttttttcctttctctacCAAGAacttcagtagcttataacaacagtcggtaaaaatcactgataaaaattggtttcatgaaatgctcctacAATGAGAtgtcagggccccgtcttacaaagagttacgattgatgcGATCAATCGCCGATTGATGCGATCAGTCGCAagtatggacggccagcaacgtcaacatgtattattcatgtttcttcaaaatattttctaactatgatctatattcatgcattcattgttttcttgaaaattcactgtgcttctctttgtttaccaaggacattttgcaaatttcctatagaaaaaattatgacactgaaggatttccatagagttacgactgattagataaatcgtaactctttgtaagacagggccctgatcaGACTTGTGAAGTCAATTAAGCATATTAGGTTATAaatagttttttatttttgctggcAATTATTATAATATACTGAAATCAtttcatctgattggctaaagaGCAATTTGTCAGTGACAATCACTGACAAGTTGCTTCAGTGACACAACATTTCCTCCTGCGACATTTGTTCTAGTCTTAACATCTCAGAGAGCATAGgtttagagttaggattgtaatagactctttggttcagaataatgtaaagataaggattagggtttatttagttttggaggtaagattttatgtttggctgaatgtgcagattttctatcggagcaattgtcgccggagcaaatgtcatggaaccgttgCTTCATGACTTACTACCCTGGTGGAGTATTGAATTACCATCAGAGGAATCCTGAGAAAATTTCTTTTGTTGTATGGTCTCAAATGTCTTACCAGTACCCATACCAATTTTGTGGGTCGACATTGGGCTTCTTATTCAATAAAATCACTGGGAGGGGGGGTACTATACTGTAATATCATATTATAGCATAGAAACTTATGTCTTTATTGAATGTGATCTTGAACATACCTAATGCTACATGTATGGTGACAGCAGCAAAACTGACTTTAAAATGATCGATTATATACAATTCATAATAGCTTTGATCAATCTGGAGTTAGTTTTGTTGGTGTTATAGTAGCATTATGCCAAAACATGTTAAACTTTGAGTGACCTATTATGGAGATTCTGTCATCAACAAGTTCAAcaacattttaatgattttcagggttttttatTTACTGGTAGAGTGTGTAATGTTATTGGAAAATGACATTAGATGACTTTCCATACCTGAAGTTTGAAGGAAGGAGTATGTTTATAGTTGTTACCTTGTCTTTCtactgatttatttttcaaaattattttcaagaagatcttgatgtatatatttttctcatgAGGTATTATTCTGTAATGTTGATGGattattttataaagaaaattgtaaaagataaaatctgaaagaaattaccttttttattgtttaaacttgTAGTGCTTATCTTCACTGTGTTGTGATAAACAatcaagggcggaaatctctccccaaaggtagggggtcCAGGGGCtagaaattttgacaagcaaaaaaaaaaagttatcacccgAAAAGTAAGGTCaactcgtccaaaatacatgatttatttcgattttgaatgatttatttctttccattataaaagaccacaaatagtaggggggacattttcattgtgtccccctactattttgggtaggggggacgcatccccctgggatttccgcccatgtaacAATATTCCCCAAGTGTTAGGAGCTATCTCTGCCTTTTCAGTTAAATTGAGATAAACTTATGAATTTGCTGGAAgttggagagagaaagaaatagggtgtagagggagagaggggggggggtgagataaGGGGATAGTAGACTTTTGGGCAGATGTTACAAAACGtgtaatcaatttcaaataattttttgtcacAAAATCAATTACAAGTCTTCTAATTACATTAGCTGCAATTGAGTGTGGATAAGTATCTTCccacagagaaatacataaaatatttcTACCAAGAGTGTTTATATCGGAAATCAAACTACAACGATGGAGTAATCGTCACAATCGCTCAAGGGGGTGGGGGAAGAGCACCTacagtatatgaaaaaaatattcatttagttTTGATGAACAGAAGTTTGGATTGAAAGTGCTTCTACAAGTGGTGGTGACTGGTTTCTGGTTTGCTTTTTATTGTCAGAAATGTTTTGCCCCTTCTAACAAGATTCGCCAGGAATTaattgtaatgattttttttcctctgaAGACTTTATTTCCAATAGACATAAAATATGCCATCTTTAGAATCTTAGGCGTATTTCTATGATTGCTACTTTCTCACATCCTAATTCTCACCAATCTACGTTTTTCCTGTCAttttgctgtaaaaaaaaaaatgtttggggTTTTATCCCCCCAATAGGAAACTAATACCATAACTTTAACCACTAACACCATCACCAAATTAATGCAGTACAATCAGCTCGCACACTTCGTGGCGCCTTTTCGGAACAATCGATGCATGGTTTCATCAATTGCTACAAGAATCATTCATCATCAGCTCGCCAAGCCtgatcatcatcactttcatc
Proteins encoded in this window:
- the LOC129259202 gene encoding profilin-4-like isoform X1, coding for MVDKKSYDQLDKIEELVKLVINHVDPDVPHRPAQDRVKMNQLQNLLHDALIATGHVENCAIIRRKDISLRASSAGFTLTGDEMQKMIDAFKDPPRTRLEGLYFHNRLYKCVRADKNSIYAKCDKDGIVLVKTATLVIMGTYSDNMFPSVCVEAIEKLASYFIEKSK
- the LOC129259202 gene encoding profilin-4-like isoform X2; the encoded protein is MNQLQNLLHDALIATGHVENCAIIRRKDISLRASSAGFTLTGDEMQKMIDAFKDPPRTRLEGLYFHNRLYKCVRADKNSIYAKCDKDGIVLVKTATLVIMGTYSDNMFPSVCVEAIEKLASYFIEKSK